From bacterium, the proteins below share one genomic window:
- a CDS encoding bifunctional nuclease family protein gives MIELTISGLGIDSSNNSPVVLLKEKDGERVLPIWIGPSEASAIAMEISGVKFKRPLTHDLFKQCLLDLGVGMEYVFIHELKENTYYARIVLTRGEERFELDARPSDSIALAIRMKASIHTTDELLDNASKIMPKTVTQAEEYDPEALRETLRKMNPEDFGKFTF, from the coding sequence ATGATCGAACTGACCATATCCGGGCTGGGAATCGACAGCTCCAACAACTCCCCGGTGGTGCTGCTCAAGGAGAAGGACGGTGAGCGTGTGCTGCCAATCTGGATCGGCCCGAGCGAGGCCAGCGCTATCGCCATGGAGATCTCGGGGGTCAAGTTCAAGCGTCCCCTGACCCACGACCTGTTCAAGCAGTGCCTGCTCGACCTGGGGGTGGGTATGGAGTACGTGTTCATCCACGAGTTGAAAGAGAACACCTACTATGCCCGGATCGTGCTCACCCGGGGTGAGGAGCGTTTCGAGCTGGATGCCCGGCCCTCGGACTCCATCGCCCTGGCCATCCGCATGAAAGCCTCGATCCACACCACGGATGAGCTGCTGGACAACGCCAGCAAGATCATGCCCAAGACCGTGACCCAGGCCGAGGAGTACGACCCCGAGGCCCTGCGTGAGACCCTGCGCAAGATGAACCCCGAGGATTTCGGAAAATTCACTTTCTGA
- a CDS encoding chorismate mutase yields MDSSAEIEHWREKIDAVDAQLLELVNRRVGFALEIGRLKRAVGLPVYNREREEQIQRNVSRNNQGPLSDDAIMRLFTRIIEETRRLEQEVCSEGTGDGHKHAQ; encoded by the coding sequence ATGGACAGCTCGGCCGAGATCGAGCACTGGCGTGAGAAGATCGATGCGGTGGATGCACAGTTGCTCGAACTGGTGAACCGCCGGGTGGGATTCGCTCTTGAAATCGGACGTCTCAAGCGTGCGGTCGGGTTGCCGGTCTACAACCGGGAGCGCGAGGAGCAGATTCAGCGGAACGTGAGCCGCAACAACCAGGGTCCGCTGAGTGATGATGCGATAATGAGACTTTTCACCAGAATAATAGAGGAAACCCGCAGACTGGAGCAGGAAGTCTGCAGCGAGGGGACAGGCGATGGTCATAAGCATGCGCAATGA
- the aroF gene encoding 3-deoxy-7-phosphoheptulonate synthase, whose translation MVISMRNDASEDQIQAIITRLHDLKFDTHRSTGSNRTIIGVIGETNLLDPRDFEILDGVAEVIRISAPYKFASRQFKPDNTVITLPGGATIGGREVLVMAGPCSVESLAQMDEVAARVAESGARVLRGGAFKPRTSPYSFQGMGEEGLKILRQVGDKYKLDVVSEVMDRSQVELMLDYVDILQVGARNMQNFTLLRELSHVRKPVLLKRGLAATVEDLLMSAEYVISGGNKEVILCERGIRTFETYTRNTMDIAAIPVVHKLSHLPIVADPSHGTGIRDKVLPMGRAAIAAGADGLIVEVHPDPNKALSDGAQSLYPEQFDRLMRELEIIARAIGRSISAD comes from the coding sequence ATGGTCATAAGCATGCGCAATGATGCCTCGGAAGATCAAATCCAGGCCATCATCACCAGACTCCACGATCTGAAGTTCGACACACACCGCTCCACCGGTTCCAACCGCACGATCATCGGCGTGATCGGCGAGACCAACCTGCTCGACCCGCGGGATTTCGAAATCCTGGACGGGGTGGCCGAGGTGATACGCATCTCGGCGCCCTACAAGTTCGCCAGCCGTCAGTTCAAGCCCGACAACACGGTGATCACCCTGCCCGGCGGCGCGACCATCGGCGGCCGCGAGGTGCTGGTCATGGCCGGCCCCTGCTCGGTGGAAAGCCTGGCCCAGATGGACGAGGTTGCCGCCCGCGTGGCCGAGAGCGGCGCCCGGGTGCTCCGCGGCGGAGCTTTCAAGCCGCGCACCTCGCCCTACAGTTTCCAGGGCATGGGCGAGGAGGGCCTCAAGATACTGCGCCAGGTGGGGGACAAGTACAAGTTGGATGTGGTCAGCGAGGTGATGGACCGCAGCCAGGTGGAGCTGATGCTCGATTATGTCGATATCCTTCAGGTGGGCGCGCGCAACATGCAGAATTTCACCCTGCTGCGCGAGCTCAGCCATGTGCGCAAGCCGGTCCTGCTGAAGCGGGGGCTGGCCGCCACAGTGGAGGACCTTTTGATGAGCGCCGAGTATGTGATTTCGGGCGGCAACAAGGAGGTCATCCTCTGCGAGCGGGGCATCCGCACTTTCGAGACCTACACCCGCAACACGATGGACATCGCGGCCATCCCGGTGGTGCACAAGCTGAGCCACCTGCCCATCGTGGCCGACCCGAGCCACGGCACGGGCATCCGGGACAAGGTGCTGCCGATGGGCCGGGCGGCCATCGCGGCCGGGGCGGATGGCTTGATCGTCGAGGTGCACCCCGACCCGAACAAGGCGCTTTCGGACGGCGCCCAGAGCCTTTATCCCGAGCAGTTCGACCGTCTGATGCGCGAGTTGGAGATTATCGCCCGGGCCATCGGGCGCTCGATTTCGGCCGACTGA
- a CDS encoding 2-isopropylmalate synthase, with translation MSGKESRKVLVFDTTLRDGEQSPGCSMNLPEKLSLARQLEKLNVDVIEAGFPIASEGDFESVLQVAKEVRKPIIAGLARAVKLDIDRAWEALQHAARPRIHTFLATSDIHLKFKLKKTREEVVEMAVKAVELAKGYCDDVEFSCEDAGRTDDDYLALVVKAVIAAGATTINIPDTVGYQVPSEFGRKIALLVKNVPEFATGKAILSVHCHNDLGLSVANSLAACQNGARQVECTINGIGERAGNASLEEFVMAARTRHDILDFHTDIVTTELFPTSRMLSNITGVFVQPNKAIVGKNAFAHEAGIHQDGVLKEALTYEIMTPQSVGIQKGNIVMGKHSGRHALEHRLKELGFDLTKDDVEKAYKLFCKLADQKKSITDDDLMAIAQDGVQHIPETWKLEYLQTVGGQPALSTATIMLSKREGGDKVKDAATGDGPVSALCNCIDRIVDLKGSLVDYQLRSVGEGREAVGEVFLRVLFDGVEYMGKAASTDVMDATARAYLNAANKAIYGRQHGRTGQAAGAPRQAAV, from the coding sequence ATGTCTGGTAAGGAAAGCAGGAAGGTACTGGTTTTCGATACGACTCTGCGTGATGGTGAGCAGTCGCCCGGTTGCAGCATGAACCTGCCCGAAAAACTGAGCCTGGCCCGTCAGCTCGAGAAGCTGAACGTGGACGTGATCGAGGCCGGGTTCCCAATCGCCAGCGAGGGCGATTTCGAGTCCGTGCTGCAGGTGGCCAAGGAGGTGCGCAAGCCCATCATCGCCGGGCTGGCCCGCGCGGTCAAGCTGGACATCGACCGTGCCTGGGAGGCCCTTCAGCACGCCGCCCGTCCGCGTATCCACACGTTCCTGGCCACGAGCGACATTCACCTGAAGTTCAAGCTCAAGAAAACCAGGGAAGAAGTTGTGGAGATGGCGGTTAAGGCGGTCGAGCTGGCGAAGGGCTACTGCGACGACGTGGAATTTTCGTGCGAGGATGCCGGTCGCACGGATGACGACTACCTGGCCCTGGTGGTCAAGGCCGTGATCGCGGCCGGGGCCACCACAATCAACATCCCCGACACCGTGGGCTACCAGGTGCCCAGCGAGTTCGGCCGCAAGATCGCCCTGCTGGTCAAGAACGTGCCCGAGTTCGCCACGGGCAAAGCGATCCTGAGCGTGCACTGCCACAACGACCTCGGCCTGTCGGTGGCCAATTCCCTGGCCGCCTGCCAGAACGGGGCCCGTCAGGTGGAGTGCACGATCAACGGCATCGGCGAGCGCGCGGGCAACGCCTCGCTGGAGGAGTTTGTCATGGCCGCCCGCACCCGTCACGACATCCTGGATTTCCACACCGATATCGTGACCACGGAGCTGTTCCCGACCAGCCGGATGCTTTCCAACATCACCGGCGTGTTCGTGCAGCCCAACAAGGCCATCGTGGGCAAGAACGCTTTTGCGCACGAGGCGGGGATACATCAGGACGGGGTGCTGAAAGAGGCCCTGACCTACGAGATCATGACCCCGCAGTCGGTGGGCATCCAGAAAGGCAACATCGTGATGGGCAAGCATTCCGGCCGTCACGCCCTGGAGCACCGCCTGAAGGAGCTGGGGTTCGACCTGACCAAGGATGATGTGGAGAAGGCCTACAAGCTGTTCTGCAAGCTGGCCGACCAGAAGAAGAGCATTACGGACGACGACCTGATGGCAATCGCGCAGGACGGGGTGCAGCACATCCCCGAGACCTGGAAGCTGGAATACCTCCAGACCGTGGGCGGCCAGCCGGCCCTTAGCACGGCGACGATCATGCTGTCCAAGCGCGAGGGCGGCGACAAGGTGAAGGATGCCGCCACCGGGGACGGTCCGGTGAGCGCCCTGTGCAACTGCATCGACCGGATCGTGGACCTCAAGGGCTCGCTGGTGGACTACCAGCTCCGCTCGGTGGGCGAGGGCCGCGAGGCGGTGGGCGAGGTGTTCCTGCGGGTGCTGTTCGACGGTGTGGAGTACATGGGCAAGGCGGCCAGCACGGATGTGATGGACGCCACGGCCCGGGCCTATCTCAACGCGGCCAACAAGGCGATCTACGGCCGTCAGCACGGACGGACCGGACAGGCGGCCGGCGCTCCCCGTCAGGCTGCGGTCTGA
- the leuC gene encoding 3-isopropylmalate dehydratase large subunit encodes MGKTMAEKIWDSHVVHSQNGIDILYVDRHLVHEVTSPQAFEGLRLAGRKLHSPSSTYAVPDHNVPTVNRDKPIADPLSARQVEALRTNCREFGVTLFDMDDPRQGIIHVMAPEQGLTLPGSIIVCGDSHTATHGAFGALAFGIGTSEVEHVLATQTLQQKKPKFMLVKVEGKPGVDVGPKDIILAIIGKIGTAGGTGYIIEYAGEAVRALSMEGRMTLCNMSIEAGAKAGLVAPDDTTFAYLKGRPYAPRGAQFEQAVAEWRKLPSDPDAAFDKVVELSMAYVKPQVTWGTSPGQVVDIEGKVPDPAALADPAARKAVERALEYMGLAPNTPITQIKIDKAFIGSCTNGRIEDLREAAQFVRGRKVAAGVQAIVVPGSGLVKKQAESEGLDRVFTEAGFEWREAGCSMCLAMNGDMLLPGERCASTSNRNFEGRQGRGGRTHLVSPLMAAAAAVAGHFADPRKMN; translated from the coding sequence ATGGGTAAAACAATGGCGGAAAAGATCTGGGACTCGCACGTGGTGCACTCCCAGAACGGGATCGACATCCTGTATGTCGACCGTCACCTGGTGCACGAGGTGACCTCGCCCCAGGCTTTCGAGGGACTGCGGCTGGCCGGGCGCAAGCTGCACTCGCCCAGCTCGACCTATGCCGTGCCGGACCACAACGTGCCCACGGTGAACCGTGACAAGCCCATCGCGGACCCGCTCTCGGCCCGTCAGGTCGAGGCGCTGCGCACCAACTGCCGCGAGTTCGGGGTGACACTGTTCGACATGGATGACCCGCGCCAGGGGATCATCCACGTGATGGCACCGGAGCAGGGACTCACCCTGCCCGGCTCGATCATAGTCTGCGGCGACAGCCACACCGCCACCCACGGGGCGTTCGGGGCGCTGGCTTTCGGCATCGGCACCTCGGAGGTGGAGCACGTGCTGGCCACCCAGACCCTGCAGCAGAAAAAGCCCAAGTTCATGCTGGTCAAGGTGGAGGGCAAGCCGGGAGTGGATGTCGGCCCCAAGGACATAATCCTGGCCATAATCGGCAAGATCGGCACCGCCGGCGGCACGGGCTACATCATCGAGTACGCCGGCGAGGCGGTGCGCGCTTTGAGCATGGAGGGCCGCATGACCCTCTGCAACATGTCCATCGAGGCCGGGGCCAAGGCCGGCCTGGTGGCGCCGGATGACACCACGTTCGCCTATCTGAAGGGCCGCCCGTACGCCCCCAGGGGCGCGCAGTTCGAGCAGGCCGTGGCCGAGTGGCGCAAGCTGCCCTCCGACCCGGATGCGGCGTTCGACAAGGTGGTCGAGCTGAGCATGGCCTATGTGAAGCCCCAGGTCACCTGGGGCACCAGCCCGGGCCAGGTGGTGGATATCGAAGGCAAGGTGCCGGACCCGGCCGCTCTGGCCGATCCGGCGGCCCGCAAGGCCGTGGAGCGCGCCCTGGAGTACATGGGGCTGGCCCCCAATACGCCGATCACCCAGATCAAGATCGACAAGGCCTTCATCGGCTCCTGCACCAACGGCCGGATCGAGGACCTGCGCGAGGCGGCCCAGTTCGTGCGCGGGCGCAAGGTGGCCGCGGGCGTGCAGGCGATAGTCGTCCCGGGCAGCGGCCTGGTCAAGAAACAGGCCGAGTCCGAGGGCCTGGACCGCGTGTTCACCGAGGCCGGGTTCGAGTGGCGCGAGGCGGGCTGCTCGATGTGCCTGGCCATGAACGGCGACATGCTGCTGCCGGGCGAGAGGTGCGCCTCCACCAGCAACCGTAATTTCGAGGGCCGTCAGGGGCGCGGCGGACGCACGCACCTGGTGAGCCCCCTGATGGCGGCGGCCGCAGCCGTGGCCGGCCATTTCGCCGATCCGCGCAAGATGAACTGA
- the leuD gene encoding 3-isopropylmalate dehydratase small subunit, which produces MEPFKKLTAVAALLDRMNVDTDAIVPKQFLKKIERTGFGRHLFHEWRYLDDAGTKDNPEFPLNQPRYKGAQILLALDNFGCGSSREHAPWALKEYGFRAIIAPSFADIFFNNCFQNGILPVVLKRDEVDALFGEVGAKEGATLSVDLESQTVTAPSGKVFRFEVSPFYRERLLKGLDDIGWTQQFSDKIGAFERDYRAAKPWMFIGQA; this is translated from the coding sequence ATGGAACCTTTCAAGAAGCTTACGGCGGTTGCGGCCCTGCTCGACCGGATGAATGTCGACACGGACGCCATCGTGCCCAAGCAGTTCCTGAAGAAGATCGAGCGCACCGGTTTCGGCAGGCACCTGTTCCACGAGTGGCGCTATCTGGATGACGCCGGGACGAAAGACAACCCGGAGTTCCCGCTCAATCAGCCGCGCTACAAGGGGGCGCAGATCCTGCTGGCCCTGGACAATTTCGGCTGCGGCTCCAGCCGTGAGCACGCACCCTGGGCGCTCAAGGAGTACGGTTTCCGGGCCATCATCGCGCCCAGCTTCGCCGACATTTTCTTCAACAACTGCTTCCAGAACGGCATTCTGCCCGTGGTCCTCAAGCGGGACGAGGTGGATGCCCTGTTCGGCGAGGTGGGGGCCAAAGAGGGCGCCACGCTCAGCGTGGACCTGGAGAGCCAGACAGTCACCGCTCCGAGCGGCAAGGTGTTCCGCTTCGAGGTCTCGCCGTTCTACCGTGAGCGTCTGCTCAAGGGGCTGGACGACATCGGCTGGACGCAGCAGTTCTCGGACAAGATCGGCGCGTTCGAGCGCGACTACCGGGCGGCCAAGCCCTGGATGTTCATCGGCCAGGCCTGA
- a CDS encoding 3-isopropylmalate dehydrogenase has translation MAKQYKIAVIGGDGTGPEVVAEARKVLDAAAGKHGFKLDYTEIPWGGEFYKKTGVVLPEDGCDTLRKFDSILLGAIGHPDVKPGILEKGLLLAMRFGLDHYINLRPVKLYPGVETPVKGKGPEDIDFVVVRENTEGLYVGAGGNLKKGTPDEVAIQTSINTRKGVERCVRYAFDYCRKRNKKKTLTLCAKTNVLTYASDLWERTFHEVGAKDYPDIKREYAHVDATTMWMVKNPEWFDVIVVDNLFGDIITDLGAMVQGGMGIAAGGNINPGGVSMFEPIGGSAPKYTGKGVINPLASICSGAMMMDSLGEAKVAQDIESAVMWACANKMKSMAAGKMGYTTSQVGDLIAERVLAQ, from the coding sequence ATGGCGAAACAGTATAAGATCGCGGTGATCGGCGGCGACGGCACCGGTCCGGAAGTAGTCGCCGAGGCGCGCAAAGTCCTCGACGCGGCGGCGGGCAAGCACGGTTTCAAGCTGGATTACACCGAGATTCCCTGGGGCGGCGAGTTCTACAAAAAAACCGGGGTGGTGCTGCCCGAGGACGGCTGCGACACGCTGCGCAAGTTCGACTCGATCCTGCTGGGCGCCATCGGGCACCCGGATGTCAAGCCCGGCATCCTGGAGAAAGGCCTCCTGCTGGCCATGCGTTTCGGCCTCGACCACTACATCAACCTGCGGCCGGTCAAGCTTTATCCGGGAGTTGAGACCCCGGTCAAGGGCAAGGGCCCCGAGGACATCGATTTCGTGGTCGTGCGCGAGAACACCGAGGGTCTCTATGTCGGGGCGGGCGGCAACCTGAAGAAGGGCACGCCGGACGAGGTGGCGATCCAGACCTCGATCAACACCCGCAAGGGCGTGGAACGCTGCGTGCGCTACGCTTTCGACTACTGCCGCAAGCGCAACAAGAAGAAGACCCTTACCCTCTGTGCCAAGACCAACGTCCTCACCTACGCCTCCGACCTCTGGGAGCGCACGTTCCACGAGGTGGGGGCCAAGGATTACCCGGACATCAAGCGCGAGTACGCCCATGTGGACGCCACCACGATGTGGATGGTGAAGAACCCGGAATGGTTCGACGTGATCGTGGTCGACAACCTTTTCGGCGACATTATCACCGACCTGGGCGCCATGGTCCAGGGCGGAATGGGCATCGCCGCGGGCGGCAACATCAACCCCGGTGGCGTCTCGATGTTCGAGCCGATCGGCGGCAGCGCTCCCAAGTACACGGGCAAGGGTGTTATTAACCCGCTCGCTTCGATCTGCTCGGGCGCGATGATGATGGACTCCCTGGGCGAGGCGAAAGTGGCCCAGGATATCGAGAGCGCCGTGATGTGGGCCTGCGCCAACAAGATGAAGAGCATGGCCGCCGGCAAGATGGGCTACACGACGAGCCAGGTGGGCGATCTGATCGCCGAGCGCGTCCTGGCCCAGTAA
- the aroF gene encoding 3-deoxy-7-phosphoheptulonate synthase gives MIIVMKKDATSKQTDHVFDRIRELGYKVHPIYGTERTVIGAIGDERGKFRLKSLESVPGVESVIPILKPYKLVSSELKSEKSIVKVGKDVEFGGKQFVLIAGPCSVESREQIVQTAKRVKAAGARMLRGGAFKPRTSPYAFQGLEEEGLELLAEAREKTGLPIVTEVLSSQDLPLVARYTDVLQIGARNMQNFSLLKQVGLMDKPVLLKRGISATINEFLMSAEYILSQGNQNVILCERGIRTFETATRNTLDMAAVPLIRGLSHLPIIVDPSHGTGIPKLVAPMTKAAAACGADGAIIEVHAAPEQALSDGEQALTPDQFDELVKVLKPILDAEGKTL, from the coding sequence ATGATTATCGTAATGAAGAAGGACGCCACCAGTAAGCAGACCGATCACGTCTTCGACCGTATCCGCGAGTTGGGCTACAAGGTCCACCCGATCTACGGGACAGAGCGCACGGTGATCGGCGCGATCGGCGACGAGCGGGGCAAGTTCAGGCTGAAGTCCCTCGAATCCGTGCCCGGAGTGGAATCGGTCATTCCCATCCTCAAGCCCTACAAGCTGGTCAGCAGTGAGCTGAAAAGCGAGAAGAGCATCGTGAAGGTGGGCAAGGACGTGGAGTTCGGCGGCAAGCAGTTCGTGCTGATCGCCGGCCCCTGCTCCGTGGAAAGCCGCGAACAGATAGTCCAGACCGCAAAGAGGGTGAAGGCCGCCGGGGCGCGTATGCTCCGCGGCGGTGCGTTCAAGCCGCGCACCTCGCCCTACGCGTTCCAGGGTCTGGAGGAGGAGGGCCTGGAGCTGCTGGCCGAGGCCCGCGAGAAGACCGGCCTTCCAATCGTGACCGAGGTGCTCTCTTCACAGGACCTGCCCCTGGTGGCGCGTTACACCGATGTCCTGCAGATCGGGGCGCGCAACATGCAGAATTTCTCCCTGCTCAAGCAGGTGGGCCTGATGGACAAGCCCGTGCTGCTCAAGCGCGGCATCTCGGCCACGATCAACGAGTTCCTGATGAGCGCCGAGTATATCCTTAGTCAGGGCAACCAGAACGTGATCCTGTGCGAGCGCGGTATCCGCACTTTCGAAACCGCCACGCGCAACACCCTGGACATGGCCGCGGTGCCGCTGATCCGTGGCCTGAGCCACCTGCCGATCATAGTCGACCCCTCGCACGGCACGGGAATACCCAAACTGGTGGCCCCGATGACCAAGGCCGCGGCGGCCTGCGGGGCGGACGGCGCTATCATCGAGGTGCACGCCGCGCCGGAGCAGGCTCTTTCGGACGGGGAACAGGCGCTCACCCCGGACCAGTTCGACGAGTTGGTCAAGGTGCTCAAGCCGATCCTGGACGCCGAGGGAAAAACACTCTGA